CTATTTTTAATCAGAAATACAAAATAACAATTTTGTGAAAACTAACTACTTAATAGATAGTATTTTGTACAGAAAATATATCAATCCTATAACCAAAATAAAACTAATAATATCATAATCTCCCTTTACCCAATCCTTGTAAACTAAAAAGCTAAAAAAAAATATCAACAGCAACATTAGAACAATAAAAAACCAGTAGGCAAATTTATTTTCAATCGTCAAAAAAAGAGGATTTTCTTTATTTCTCATTTATTCTTTTATAAACTTTAGGAGTATCAGACCATTCTATTTTTGCTTTAATTATACTCTCATCAATATGACGTTTATAAATAGGTGCAATGCGAATAGTGGTAGTTACTTTTGTTGCTAAAAAATTGAGACTATCTAAAAAGTCTGAATGTTTTTCTAGTTCTATATTTTTACGTGGAATATCAATCAGTATATCGTTATTATCCTTTTTATGAATCCAAATAGCTTCATCAAACTTCTGTCCTCGTAGAACAAGGTCTTCTCCATACGAAATATTTATTTCTTCTATTTCAGTATAACTTATACGTGATACGGTATTAAAAATGAGTTTTGTAATAAAATAATCTTCCGATAACTCTATTTCTAAGATAGGGTAAAATGCTAAAAAAAGTCCTCCAACAGTCATTAATACTTCAAATACCATGATAAATTTAGAAGTCTCTCCTCTTTGTATCAGAGTATAATGTGTATAGATTAAAAAACTGATAACACCAACATACATAAAAAGATACTTTGAATAATCCCAGTACCCTCTGACTTCAAAACTGTATTTACAACCTTCTCTTGTTTCCATTATTTTATTAATCTACCTTTTATTTAGTCTAGAAGACTGGTGTACATTCATCATTTACAACTCACCATTCATCACTACTTCCCCACTCTAATCTTAAACTCATTCAATTTTAAAAGTGCTTCTACTGGCGAAAGGCGATTGATGTCTAAGGCTAAGAGTTCGTCTTTTAATTTTTCTAAGACTGGGTCAGTAGTTTTGTTTTCTTCAAAGAGACTGTTTTGATAGAAATTAGTTTTTGGAGCAGCCTTTAGAGTTTCTTTATCTTTTTCTTTGAATTTATTTGTTTCAAAATGATGCATCATTTCAGAAGCTCTCAACACTACTTTTTTAGGCATTCCTGCAAGTGAGGCAACGTTTATTCCAAAACTGTGTTCGCTTCCCCCTTCTTTGAGTTTACGAAGGAAAATAATTTTCCCTCCTACTTCTTTTACCGAAACGTTGTAGTTTTTAATTCTATCAAACTCATTTTTAAGCTCGTTGAGCTCATGATAATGCGTAGCAAAAAGTGTTTTGGGTTTGGCATTAGGTAAAGAATGTAAATATTCTACAATCGCCCACGCAATCGAAATACCATCGTAGGTGCTTGTTCCTCGTCCTATTTCATCCATCAAAACAAGACTTCTATCACTCAAATTATTCAAAATACTAGCCGTTTCCGACATTTCTACCATAAACGTAGATTCCCCTTTAGCAATATTGTCTGATGCTCCCACTCTGGTAAAAACCTTATCTACTACGCCAATTTTGGCACTTTTAGCAGGAACAAAACTTCCAATTTGTGCCATCAGAACAATCAGAGCTGTTTGTCGTAAAAGTGCTGATTTACCTGCCATATTAGGTCCTGTAATGATGAAAATCTGCTCATTATCTGGGTTCATTACAATATCATTTGGAACGTATTGTTCGCCAATAGGCAAGAGTTTTTCAATAACTGGATGTCTTCCTTCTCTAATTTCTAAACTATTATCTTCTGAAATTTCGGGCAGAGCATAATTATTTTGAGTTGCCACTTCTGCCAAGCTACAAAGCGCATCAAGCATAGACAAATATTTAGCATTTTGCTGAATGACTTTTACATATTTGGCAACTTCTGAAACTAAATTATGATACAAAGTATATTCAATACTAGCAATTTTATCTTCTGCCGTTACGATTTTTTCTTCCCATTCTTTGAGTTCTGGTGTGATATAACGCTCTGCATTAACAAGGGTTTGTTTACGAATCCAGTCTGTTGGAATTTTTGTTTTGTGTGCATTACTGACCTCAATATAATATCCAAAAACCTTATTGAAATTTATTTTGAGCGATGTAATTTGAGTTTTGACAATTTCTCTTTGACGTAATTTCTCTAAAAAATCCTTTGCTGAAGTAGAAATACCACGAAGTTCGTCTAATTCTTTATGAACCCCTTTTTTTATCGTTGTTCCTTGCTGAACAGCTAATGGAGGGTTATCTTCTAACTCATCTTGTAGCTTTTTAAGAATATCATTATTTAAAATAATTTTCTCACCAATGGCTTCTAATTCGTTGGTTTTACTTTTCAATAAAATATCTTTTATGATAGGAATAGCTGCCAGTGAAGTACGAAGTTTTACAAGTTCTTTCGGATTAATTCTTCCTACGGCAACTTTTGAAATCAAGCGTTCCAAATCACCTACTTCCTTCAAATAGGAACTAATTTCGCCTTGCAAACCATCTTTTTCTACCAAAATGGCTACATTTCGAAGTCGGTTTTGAATTGGTTTGGCATCTTTAAGAGGGAACGCCACCCATTTTCTAAGAAGCCTTGCCCCCATTGGTGTAACCGTTTTGTCCAAAACTTCAATCAAAGAACAACCATTTCCATGCATCGGCACAAGCAGTTCCAAATTACGAGTAGTAAAAGAATCTAACCAAACGTATTTGTCTTGCTCTACTCTGCTTATTGAAATGATATGGTTTTTTTCGTGATGTTCGGTGGTTTCTAAGTAATACAAAACAGCCCCTGCTGCGATGGTGGCAGCGTGCATAGATTCTACGCCAAAACCTTTGAGCGAACTCGTTCCAAAGTGTTTTGTGAGTTTTTCATAAGAGTAATTCAGTGAATAAATCCACTCTTCGATGGAAAACGTTGAAAAATTATTTTCTCCATTAATTACATATTTTTCAAATTCTTTTTTGTTTGCCTTGCTATAAATAATTTCGGAAGGTGCAAAACGCTCTAAAAGCTGTTCAATGTAGGCAAACTCTCCTTCGGCTACCAAAAATTCTCCTGTCGAAAGATCTAAAAAAGCTGCTCCAACGGCTTCGTATTTCTTGTTTTTATAGAAATGAATAGAAGCCAAGTAATTATTTTTCTTATTTTCCAAAACGTTATCTCCCAAGACAAGCCCAGGGGTAACCAGTTCGGTAACACCACGTTTAACGATTCCTTTAGCTGCCTTTGGGTCTTCTAATTGGTCGCATATAGCTACACGTAGTCCAGCACGCACCAAACGAGGTAAATAATTATCTAAAGCATGATGAGGGAAACCAGCCAACGCAATTTCAGAAGCAGCGCCATTAGCACGTTTGGTAAGCGTAATATCCAGTATTTTGGCAGCTTTCACAGCATCATCTCCAAAGGTTTCATAGAAGTCTCCTACTCTAAATAGAAGCATCGCATCAGGATGTTTGCCCTTGATTTGATTATATTGCTTCATCAAAGGCGTTTGTTTCGTTGTGGTGGTATTGGTTAGTTTCTTCTTACTTGGAGATTTTGGAGGTCTGGCCATCTGGTCTATATCGCTATTTTTATTGGCAAATCTATTTTCTTAACCCATCAAAATTGCAAAAATATTTTGAGATTAGAAAAAAGATAATCCTTCAAAGTAGAAAATATGCTAAAATCACATTTTTGATGACTTACTGCATTTAAAGTGTATTAGAATTATGTAAAAAGGATGTTATTAT
This is a stretch of genomic DNA from Bernardetia sp.. It encodes these proteins:
- the mutS gene encoding DNA mismatch repair protein MutS — protein: MARPPKSPSKKKLTNTTTTKQTPLMKQYNQIKGKHPDAMLLFRVGDFYETFGDDAVKAAKILDITLTKRANGAASEIALAGFPHHALDNYLPRLVRAGLRVAICDQLEDPKAAKGIVKRGVTELVTPGLVLGDNVLENKKNNYLASIHFYKNKKYEAVGAAFLDLSTGEFLVAEGEFAYIEQLLERFAPSEIIYSKANKKEFEKYVINGENNFSTFSIEEWIYSLNYSYEKLTKHFGTSSLKGFGVESMHAATIAAGAVLYYLETTEHHEKNHIISISRVEQDKYVWLDSFTTRNLELLVPMHGNGCSLIEVLDKTVTPMGARLLRKWVAFPLKDAKPIQNRLRNVAILVEKDGLQGEISSYLKEVGDLERLISKVAVGRINPKELVKLRTSLAAIPIIKDILLKSKTNELEAIGEKIILNNDILKKLQDELEDNPPLAVQQGTTIKKGVHKELDELRGISTSAKDFLEKLRQREIVKTQITSLKINFNKVFGYYIEVSNAHKTKIPTDWIRKQTLVNAERYITPELKEWEEKIVTAEDKIASIEYTLYHNLVSEVAKYVKVIQQNAKYLSMLDALCSLAEVATQNNYALPEISEDNSLEIREGRHPVIEKLLPIGEQYVPNDIVMNPDNEQIFIITGPNMAGKSALLRQTALIVLMAQIGSFVPAKSAKIGVVDKVFTRVGASDNIAKGESTFMVEMSETASILNNLSDRSLVLMDEIGRGTSTYDGISIAWAIVEYLHSLPNAKPKTLFATHYHELNELKNEFDRIKNYNVSVKEVGGKIIFLRKLKEGGSEHSFGINVASLAGMPKKVVLRASEMMHHFETNKFKEKDKETLKAAPKTNFYQNSLFEENKTTDPVLEKLKDELLALDINRLSPVEALLKLNEFKIRVGK